The Thermoplasma sp. Kam2015 DNA segment AATATAGTGACTATATTATAGTTCTTATGAGGAGTTGAAATTGCTCAATAAGGATGTCAAGCTCACATTGCGTATATCTGAGGAAGACATCAATGAGATCGATAATTTTCTGAATTCGTATCCTGAATTTGGAAGCAGATCCGAATTTATAAGGCACGCGGTGATGTCATACATCTCAAGCAAAAGGGTATCCGTGGTAAAGGATCAGAATCAAAGCGCTTTTGAACTGGATCTGGATGATAATACGACCAATATTATAAAGACTGTCATAGATAAAGGCTTCTTCAAATCAGAGAAAGATCTGATAAGTGCCATAGTGAGGGAATATGTGGACGTTTTTCTTCTGGACTTCGTGAAGAGGAAATCGAAGAATATGAAGGATCTTATGGGTGAGCTATCCTCGTTTGAAGGTGTAAAACACAGTACAATCGAGAGGAGAAACGGAAGGTGATCGGTATTCAGAGGCGTTTTGAAGTTTTTGAAAACAACACGGATTTTAGATCGAGTATGGCAGAGCTTTATTACAGGCAAAAGGCTAACGTTGCGGTAGTTTCCATAGGAGGGGCAGGCTTTAGAGTAATAAAGAGGATGAGACCCATAGAGATAAAGAACGTTGACACCTATGCGATAATTGAAGAAGGTATGCAGGAGACCCGCATATACGACGGTAGAATGTCTGATAAAACTGGAGAGGTAAAAATCTCATTGTATACGCTCAATTCTGAAAGAAATCCTTTCCTCAGATACGCCTCAGGGCCGATAAAGATATTGAACGGGGGGTTGAGCAGTAAGGCAGATGAACAGATGTTCGTGAGGCTATCAGATAATGCGGTGGCTTTTGTAATCCTTAGCGGTTTCGGGGGTACTTTTTCTCAGGATCTGCATATTCATCTTGTTGGATGTTTGAAAGATCTCGGAAAGGAAACACTGAGCGCTGTTATAATACCAAGCAAACTTGAACAGAAACGTAGGCAGAAGGCGCTTTCAGGGATAAGGAAACTTGAGAAGATTGGTGCTCCGTACATAACTTTTGACAATGAAAATTTTACAGACTTGCTAGATACAGCGGCAATAACTGACAGGGTCGATGCAGTCAATTTGAAAATTGCTGATAGTCTTGATGAGTACATCTCTTCCATATCATCTTCCATAGATAACCTTAAATACAATCTAATAGAAGATCTCAGGCGCTGATAAGGATTCTTAAGCCTGAGAAAATATTATCTATTCGGTTATTAACGACGTTTTCTAAGCAAAGTTGGAATTTTGAGGGAAACGATAAAACTGAGATCTTAAGGGGAAAATTTACTGACCTCTCTCAATGGATGGTTTTATGAATTCTCTTTCTAGGTTTCTTGTGGTATACCACACCACATAGGTTTTGTTTGCATCATATCCTTACTGACATGGCTATCTTTGATGAAAGAAAGTTTAAAGGTTCAGCTGAGGGATAACTTAAGGACATACAAAAAGGATTTCATCACATATCGTCTACTGAAACGTAGAACGTGTTTGGATAAAATAGGATGATATGCTCATTTTCGATAATAAATCAGGTAAGAAAACGAGAATATTGATCAATAGGGTATAGAGATGGAATCTCATTTAACTTCAGAAAACACTGTTATTGTTTGGGCCCTCTCAACACCTGGCATCTCCCTCAGCTTATCAAGTACAAAGTT contains these protein-coding regions:
- a CDS encoding ribbon-helix-helix domain-containing protein, with product MLNKDVKLTLRISEEDINEIDNFLNSYPEFGSRSEFIRHAVMSYISSKRVSVVKDQNQSAFELDLDDNTTNIIKTVIDKGFFKSEKDLISAIVREYVDVFLLDFVKRKSKNMKDLMGELSSFEGVKHSTIERRNGR